The Chrysoperla carnea chromosome X, inChrCarn1.1, whole genome shotgun sequence genome includes a region encoding these proteins:
- the LOC123302364 gene encoding aspartyl/asparaginyl beta-hydroxylase-like isoform X2: MEVRKNGTSTKALYGLAIALDRLAEKLRSNKLLVESIQAYENLLSYGKNIPEMLYKKVADRCINRMRFKGENARAITIHKALIEKFPTDVNFRNNLTITYLIIDKLVSARRNVLDTLKKWPNNGLAKTLYGFILKTSDNNIEKSVKYLKEGIESREPGVLDGRFFFHLGDALLRLGRSSEAMEVYETGVKEGFFLSKYQRSLYNVDRLTGRPWWTKEQTTYKKFFDLLEENWMNIRKEGLSLLNSKGLFKDEAENLIDVGDWKQFELFSRGRKVPKNCKQAPYTCSLVEFFTPASHCRRGQIKFSVMHPDTHVWPHCGPTNCRLRAHLGLKIPPKTFIRVAESTRTWTEGKIIIFDDSFEHEVWHNGTETRLILIVDVWHPELTANEKQTLPAI; this comes from the exons ATGGAAGTACGAAAAAATGGAACATCTACAAAAGCACTTTATGGATTGGCAATTGCATTGGATCGTTTGGCTGAAAAGTTACGTAGCAATAAATTGTTAGTGGAATCGATACAAGCGTATGAGAATTTATTATCGTATGGGAAAAATATACCGGAAATGTTGTATAAAAAAGTTGCTGATCGTTGTATTAATCGTATGCGATTTaaag gtGAAAATGCTCGAGCAATAACCATTCACAAAgctttaatagaaaaatttccgACCGATgtgaattttcgaaataatttaacGATCACATATTTGATCATTGATAAGTTAGTAT CTGCACGTCGTAATGTTCTTGATACGCTTAAAAAGTGGCCCAATAATGGTTTAGCAAAAACATTAtatggtttcattttaaaaacaagtgataaTAATATTGAGAAAAgcgtgaaatatttaaaagaaggAATTGAATCGAGGGAACCAGGTGTTTTAGATGGAcgatttttctttcatttaggCGATGCATTGCTACGGTTAGGTCGATCATCAGAAGCTATGgaa gtTTATGAAACGGGAGTTAAAGAAGGATTTTTCCTGTCAAAGTATCAAAGATCATTATACAATGTAGACCGATTAACTGGCCGACCATGGTGGACCAAAGAACAAACCACATACAAGAAATTCTTCGATCTTTTGGAAGAAAATTGGATGAATATTCGTAAGGAAGGTTTATCGTTACTAAATTCAAAAGGTCTGTTCAAAGATGAAGCAGAGAATTTAATTGATGTGGGCGATTGGAAACAATTTGAATTGTTTAGTCGTGGTCGTAAAGtaccaaaaaattgtaaacaagcACCGTACACGTGTAgtttagttgaattttttacACCAGCTAGTCATTGCCGACGCggacaaattaaatttagtgtTATGCATCCAGATACACATGTATGGCCACATTGTGGACCCACAAATTGCCGATTGCGAGCACATTTGGGTTTGAAGATACCACCAAAAACATTTATTCGTGTTGCTGAATCTactag aaccTGGACCGAAggaaaaatcatcatttttgaTGACAGCTTCGAACATGAAGTCTGGCATAATGGAACCGAAACCAGACTAATATTAATTGTGGATGTATGGCATCCAGAATTAACTGCTAACGAAAAACAAACGTTACCTGCTATTTAA
- the LOC123302364 gene encoding aspartyl/asparaginyl beta-hydroxylase-like isoform X1: MEVRKNGTSTKALYGLAIALDRLAEKLRSNKLLVESIQAYENLLSYGKNIPEMLYKKVADRCINRMRFKGENARAITIHKALIEKFPTDVNFRNNLTITYLIIDKIEAARRNVLDTLKKWPNNGLAKTLYGFILKTSDNNIEKSVKYLKEGIESREPGVLDGRFFFHLGDALLRLGRSSEAMEVYETGVKEGFFLSKYQRSLYNVDRLTGRPWWTKEQTTYKKFFDLLEENWMNIRKEGLSLLNSKGLFKDEAENLIDVGDWKQFELFSRGRKVPKNCKQAPYTCSLVEFFTPASHCRRGQIKFSVMHPDTHVWPHCGPTNCRLRAHLGLKIPPKTFIRVAESTRTWTEGKIIIFDDSFEHEVWHNGTETRLILIVDVWHPELTANEKQTLPAI, encoded by the exons ATGGAAGTACGAAAAAATGGAACATCTACAAAAGCACTTTATGGATTGGCAATTGCATTGGATCGTTTGGCTGAAAAGTTACGTAGCAATAAATTGTTAGTGGAATCGATACAAGCGTATGAGAATTTATTATCGTATGGGAAAAATATACCGGAAATGTTGTATAAAAAAGTTGCTGATCGTTGTATTAATCGTATGCGATTTaaag gtGAAAATGCTCGAGCAATAACCATTCACAAAgctttaatagaaaaatttccgACCGATgtgaattttcgaaataatttaacGATCACATATTTGATCATTGATAA aattgaaGCTGCACGTCGTAATGTTCTTGATACGCTTAAAAAGTGGCCCAATAATGGTTTAGCAAAAACATTAtatggtttcattttaaaaacaagtgataaTAATATTGAGAAAAgcgtgaaatatttaaaagaaggAATTGAATCGAGGGAACCAGGTGTTTTAGATGGAcgatttttctttcatttaggCGATGCATTGCTACGGTTAGGTCGATCATCAGAAGCTATGgaa gtTTATGAAACGGGAGTTAAAGAAGGATTTTTCCTGTCAAAGTATCAAAGATCATTATACAATGTAGACCGATTAACTGGCCGACCATGGTGGACCAAAGAACAAACCACATACAAGAAATTCTTCGATCTTTTGGAAGAAAATTGGATGAATATTCGTAAGGAAGGTTTATCGTTACTAAATTCAAAAGGTCTGTTCAAAGATGAAGCAGAGAATTTAATTGATGTGGGCGATTGGAAACAATTTGAATTGTTTAGTCGTGGTCGTAAAGtaccaaaaaattgtaaacaagcACCGTACACGTGTAgtttagttgaattttttacACCAGCTAGTCATTGCCGACGCggacaaattaaatttagtgtTATGCATCCAGATACACATGTATGGCCACATTGTGGACCCACAAATTGCCGATTGCGAGCACATTTGGGTTTGAAGATACCACCAAAAACATTTATTCGTGTTGCTGAATCTactag aaccTGGACCGAAggaaaaatcatcatttttgaTGACAGCTTCGAACATGAAGTCTGGCATAATGGAACCGAAACCAGACTAATATTAATTGTGGATGTATGGCATCCAGAATTAACTGCTAACGAAAAACAAACGTTACCTGCTATTTAA